From Pongo pygmaeus isolate AG05252 chromosome 1, NHGRI_mPonPyg2-v2.0_pri, whole genome shotgun sequence, one genomic window encodes:
- the TMEM51 gene encoding transmembrane protein 51 isoform X1 has product MAQSKANGSHYALTAIGLGMLVLGVIMAMWNLVPGFSAAEKPTAQGSNKTEVGGGILKSKTFSVAYVLVGAGVMLLLLSICLSIRDKRKQRQGEDLAHVQHPTGAGPHAQEEDSQEEEEEDEEAASRYYVPSYEEVMNTNYSEARGEEQNPRLSISLPSYESLTGLDEATPTSTRADVEASPGNPPDRQNSKLAKRLKPLKVRRIKSEKLHLKDFRINLPDKNVPPPSIEPLTPPPQYDEVQEKAPDTRPPD; this is encoded by the exons ATGGCCCAGTCCAAGGCCAACGGCTCGCACTATGCGCTGACCGCCATCGGCCTTGGCATGCTGGTCCTTGGGGTGATCATGGCCATGTGGAACCTGGTACCCGGCTTCAGCGCGGCCGAGAAGCCAACAGCTCAGGGCAGCAACAAGACCGAGGTGGGTGGCGGCATCCTCAAGAGCAAGACCTTCTCTGTGGCCTACGTGCTGGTCGGGGCCggggtgatgctgctgctgctttccATCTGCCTGAGTATCAGGGACAAGAGGAAGCAGCGGCAGGGCGAGGACCTGGCCCATGTCCAGCACCCGACAGGCGCTGGGCCTCACGCCCAGGAGGAAGACAG ccaggaggaagaagaggaggatgaggaggctgCCTCAAGGTACTATGTTCCCAGCTACGAGGAAGTGATGAACACAAACTACTCAGAAGCAAGGGGAGAGGAGCAGAACCCGAGGTTGAGCATCTCTCTCCCGTCCTATGAGTCACTGACAGGGCTTGATGAGGCCACCCCCACATCCACCAGGGCTGACGTGGAGGCCAGCCCTGGGAACCCCCCTGATAGGCAGAACTCTAAGTTGGCCAAACGACTGAAACCGCTGAAAGTTCGAAGGATTAAATCTGAAAAGCTTCACCTCAAAGACTTTAGGATCAACCTCCCGGACAAAAACGTCCCTCCTCCCTCGATAGAGCCTTTGACTCCTCCACCGCAGTATGATGAAGTCCAGGAGAAGGCCCCCGACACCCGGCCGCCCGACTGA
- the TMEM51 gene encoding transmembrane protein 51 isoform X2, translating to MAQSKANGSHYALTAIGLGMLVLGVIMAMWNLVPGFSAAEKPTAQGSNKTEVGGGILKSKTFSVAYVLVGAGVMLLLLSICLSIRDKRKQRQGEDLAHVQHPTGAGPHAQEEDRRKKRRMRRLPQGTMFPATRK from the exons ATGGCCCAGTCCAAGGCCAACGGCTCGCACTATGCGCTGACCGCCATCGGCCTTGGCATGCTGGTCCTTGGGGTGATCATGGCCATGTGGAACCTGGTACCCGGCTTCAGCGCGGCCGAGAAGCCAACAGCTCAGGGCAGCAACAAGACCGAGGTGGGTGGCGGCATCCTCAAGAGCAAGACCTTCTCTGTGGCCTACGTGCTGGTCGGGGCCggggtgatgctgctgctgctttccATCTGCCTGAGTATCAGGGACAAGAGGAAGCAGCGGCAGGGCGAGGACCTGGCCCATGTCCAGCACCCGACAGGCGCTGGGCCTCACGCCCAGGAGGAAGACAG gaggaagaagaggaggatgaggaggctgCCTCAAGGTACTATGTTCCCAGCTACGAGGAAGTGA